The sequence below is a genomic window from Longimicrobium sp..
TACACCCGCAGCGAAAAACGGGGAATGGTAGCGCGGAACTTCGTGCCTGCGGGGCGTTCGAACTCGTAGTACCCCTCCATGTGCCCCTCCGGACCCTTGAGCACGCAGAAGCTCTGGTACTCGTGCACCCCGCCCGGCGGGATCACCGGCTCCTCGCCGATCACCCCTTCGCCCTCCACCTCGCTGTCGCCGGCGCCCTCGTCGTGGATGTACCAGTGGCGCCAGCGGAGCTGTGCCGGCTCGGTGCCCACGTTCTCGATGCGCATCTGGTAGGCGAAGACGTAGCGCGGCTCCTGCGGGTCCGAGTGGTCCGGGAGGAAGAAGGGTTGCGCGGTGATGCGGATCCCCTCGGTTATCGCATAATAGAACATCGGTCTCCGCAGGCCTCGTGAAATGGATCGGCGGTCAGGATAACCCGCGCTCCTATCCGGGTCAACGCGGCGCTGTCGCACCCCACGCTGGCGCCGTAGATTCGCCCGCTTCACGCCTCCCTTCGATCCACCCTCCTCCCGCACCGTGCCGTGGAGCACCTCAAGCAGCTCATCCGCGACATCCCGGACTTCCCGCAGCCCGGCATCCTCTTCCGCGACATCACCCCCCTCCTCCGCCACCCCGCCGCCTTCCGCGAGGTGGTCGCCGCGTTCGCCGAGCGCTTCCGCGGCCGCGTGGACGCCGTCGCGGGGATCGAGTCGCGCGGCTTCATCTTCGGCGCGCCGCTGGTGCTGGAGCTGGGCGTGCCGTTCGTCCCCATCCGCAAGGTCGGCAAGCTTCCGGGCGAGAAGCTCACGCGGGAGTACGCGCTGGAGTACGGTACCGCCATCCTCGAGATCCACATCGACGCCGTCGGGCCCGGCCAGCGCGTGCTGGTGATCGACGACCTTCTCGCCACCGGCGGCACCGCCCGCGCCGCCGCTGGCCTCGTGGAGGCGGTTGGCGGCATCGTTGTGGGCATCGCCGTGGTCATCGAGCTCCTGTTCCTCGATGGTCGTCGGGCGCTGGAGGGGTATGAGGTGGAGTCGCTGGTCCAGTATTGACCCGCGTTCACGGATGACGGCGCCGGGGCGGGCACGGGCGGCCACGCGGGGCCGCCCCTACGGGGATCCGTGCGGATGGCGGAGTTTGGTGTTCTCGCCCTCCCCCGCGCGCGGGGGCCCCGTGGCACGATGTTCGCTTATGCAAACCGGCGTAGCCAGAGCTAACCCGTTGCCTGAGGCTGGTTTATGAAATCAATGCTGGTACGGTGGACCGCGGCGGCGGCCATCCTGGTGGGGGCGGCGGTACCCGCGGTGGCCGGTTCGGGGGACGGTGCGTCCGCCCGAAAGGACGCGGCGGACTTCTCCCTCGCCATCGACCTTTCCGACCGCAAACTGTACGTGATGGAAGGCGAGGAGGTGGTGGACAGCTACTCGGTGGCGGTGGGCCAGCCGAGGCATCCCACGCCACGCGGCAACTTCACGGCGCGCCGAATCGTCTGGAACCCGCGCTGGGTTCCGCCCAACGAGCGCTGGGCCCGCAACAAGCGCCCGCTCCCGGCCGGCGACCCGCGCAACCCGATGGGGCGCGTGAAGATCTTCTTCAGCGACCCGGACTACTACATCCACGGCACGCGCGACGTGGACTCGCTGGGCGAGGCGGAGTCGCACGGCTGCGTGCGGATGCGCAACTCCGAAGTCATCGCGCTGGCGAAGCGGGTGATGGAGCACGGCGGCGCGCGGCGCGATCCGGGCTGGTTCCGGCGCGTCCTCAACCGGGTCACCTCCACCCAGGAAGTGCGCCTCTCCGACCCCGTGACGGTGCGGGTCCGCGCCTGAGGCGGGGCAGGGGATGACACAAACGGGGGCGCCGCGCGATCTGCGCGGCGCCCCCGTCTGCACCCGCCGTCCTACGGCCGCGCCGTCTGCCCCGGCGGTACCGCGATGGAACGGATCGGCGTGCGGGTGGCGAGGCGCCCGATCAGCGTGGGCGTGCCGGTCGCGAGATCGATGCGGTACAGCCTCGACACGCGCGTCTCCGAAAGCACCGCGAACGCGATCGGCCCCTCTCGCGTCACCACGATGTCGAACCCCACGTCGTCCGAGGTGTTGAGCCCCAGCGGCCCCACCGTCTTCGCGACCCCCGCGTCGGAGTTGGGAAAGGTGACCAGCACGTCGCGGTTGCTGTCGATGCCGTACAGCAGCGTGGGAGTGCCGGTGGTGTAGGCGGTGCCCGCGATGCGCGGCGTGGTGATGGCGCCGGGATCGCCGGGCGCGTACGTCAGCGGCGGGTCGGTGGCGGAGACGGTGCCGGCGGGGTCCAGGCGAAGGTTCTGCCCGCCGCTCCCGTGCACGCGCAGCCGGTCCGCGCCGGGGTGGAAGTCCGTCCCGAACGCCTCCCCCTCCAGCGCCGGGACGAACGGCCCCGCCACTGGGGTGGCCACGACCTCGCCGTCGCGGGCGTCGATGACGTAAAGCCGGCTCGTGTTCCCGACGCCGTAGAGGTTCGCGTTACCGGCGCGGTAGTCGATCCCCACCAGCACCTCCCCCGGCTGCAGGCCGGAGATCTCCCTGCGCCGCACCGCGTCCGCGCTGCGGCTTCCGAACTCCACCAGGTTGTTCGCCCCGTCCAGCCCGTAGATCCGCACCCCGTCCACGTCGAACTCGGTGGAGCTCTTACAGGCGGTCACGAGCAGGAGCGCGCAGAGCGTTGCCTTCCAGCGGATCATGGTTCTCCCCAACGGTGCACGTGTGGACCCGGCCGGGTCCACGGATTGCCTCCCCCACACGCGAGATGCACGCCCCGTGCTCCCGCACCCCGACGAGCCCCATGCACCTGGTCCAGATCCTCCTCCCCCTGCGCGACAACGACGACCGCCCTTTCCCCCGCGCCGCCTTCGACCGCGTGAACGAGGAGCTGACGGACCGCTTCGGGGGCGTCACGGCCTACCTGCGCTCCCCGGCGTCCGGCGCCTGGCGCGAAGAAGGCGGCGAGGTCGCCCGCGACGACGTCGCCATCATCGAGGTCATGGACGAATCCCTGGACCGCGCCTGGTGGACGTCCTACCGCCACGACCTGGAGCACCGCTTCCGCCAGGACGAGGTCCTCATCCGCGCCAACGAGGTGGAGCGGTTGTAGGAGGGCGGCGAGTGAACTCGCTGCAACAACAGCACAAAGTCCGCCTTCGCGGACTCGGGCTCCAGTGCCCGCGCACACGAGACGGCTTCAGCCGTCTTCGCGTGGTTCCAGCCGGGGGATTTATCCCCTGGTGGTGCGGCGCCGGCGCGGTTCATCCCGGTATTCGGCGGCCCCAAAAACAAAGAAGGGCGCCCCCATCCGGGAGCGCCCCTCCATTCACCTCGCCTGTGGCTTCAGGCGCCGACGCGGACGACGTTCTCCGCGGCGGGGCCCTTCTGGCCCTGCACCATGTCGAACTCCACCCGCTCGCCCTCGGCAAGCGTGCGGAAGCCCTTGGTCTGGATGGCCGAGTGGTGCACGAAGCAGTCCTTTTCGCCGTTCTCCGGGGTGATGAACCCGAAGCCCTTGGCGTCGTTGAACCACTTCACGGTGCCGGTGGTGCGCATTCTCCCGTACTCCTGGATGGTGTTGTCCGCCGGTATCCGGAAGTCCGTGCCACCGACGGGTGATTACGCGGGGATTTAATCCCGCCCGCGACGGGCGTTGCGGCGGTCCTTGGCACGGCGGCGCTGCGCGGCCTTCGACTTGGCCTTACGAGCCTCGCTGGGCTTCTCGTAGAAGCGCTTCCGGCGCATGTCCTTGAACAGTCCCGAGCGGATCATCCGGCGGCGGAACTGCTTGAGCGCCCAGTCCAGGCGATCGTTTTCACCAAGCTGAATCTCGACCACGCAAGCCCTCCAAGAGGAATTTCAGGGTTGGAACAGAAAAGGACCCGACCGTCCTGCGACCGAGTCCCTGAACGCGTTCTCGAACACACGGCCGCGGCGGTGGGTTGTCGCAGCCCGCAGTATACACACGCGCCACGCAAGTGTCAACACCCTGCCTCACCCCTGCGGCTCATGCACCAGCTCGGGCTCGACGACGGCCAGCCCCTCGCGGCGGTCCCACTGCTGCCGCTCTTCCTTGGGCTCCAGGTACAGGATCCTCACCGCCACCACCAGCACCGCCAACAGCGGCGTCGCCACGAAGAGCGCCAGCACGCCGAAGCCGATCGTCAGCATGAGCTGCCACACCAGCAGCGCGGCGGGGGGAATGTTCACCGCCCGCTTCTCCACCAGCGGCACCGTGATGGCGTTCTGCACCTGCTGCAGGAGGAAGTAGAAGACGGCCACGTACACCGCCGTGATGGGCTTCACCGTGAACCCCGCCGCCACCGCCGGAATCGCCGCGATGGTGGGGCCGAAGTTGGGGATGAACTCCATCAGCGCCGCGAAGCCGCCCAGCGCCAGCGCCCCCGGCACCTTGAGCAGCGTCAGCCCCAGCCAGGTCACGATTCCGATCCCCGCCATAGTGCAGGCCTTCCCGATCACCCACGCGCGCAGGTTGGTCCCCGCCTCCTCGTACAGCCGCTCCCAGCGCGGCAGCGATTCGGGCGAGACGAGCCCCAGCACCAGGTTGCGGTACACGTGCGGCTGCGCGGCGAGGAACGCGGCCAGCACGATGATGGCGAACGACCCCAGCACCGTGCTGATGGCGTTGAAGGCCAGCGGAAGGAAACGCGCCGTGAACTGGCTGAGCTGCCGGTTCACCGACTCCGCCATCTCGGGGCTGGGCGGCTGCCCGGTGCGCGCCTTGTACCACGCCGCCGCCTGGTCCAGCGTGTTGGGCAGCGCCGTGGCCAGCTCCGTCCCCTGCGTGACGATCTGCGGGATCATCTTGAAGAGGAGGAAGACGATGCCGCCGATGAACGAGACGAGCACCAGCGGGAACGCGACCTTGAACGGAATCCACCGCGACAGGAACTTGGCGGGCGCGTGGATGATGATGGCGATCAGCACCGCCAGCAGCGCCAGGAAGAGCGCCGAGTGCACCATCCAGAAGAAGCGCCACGCGAACAGAAAGAGCACGCCAATGCCAAAGGTCCGCACGATGTCGGCGGACCTCCAGGTTACCCGGCGTACGGACGAGTCAGCAGCCATTCGTGAGCGGATTGTGCGGAAATGAAAGAGCGGGGCCGCACCCTTGCGGACGCGGCCCCGCTCCAGCGTTGGAGAACTGGCCCAGCTCTACCGCCCGCCGGACGAACCGCCGCGCGAGCTCGAGCTCTTCTTGGCGCCCGACGACGAACCGCCGCCGCTCGACCCGCCGCTGCTCTTCTTGGCGGCACCGCCACCCGAGCTGCTGCTGCCGCCCCCGCTACCCGAGCCGCTGCCGCCGCCCGAGCTCTTCCTGGCGCCCGACGACGAACCGCTGCTCTTCTTCGCCGCGCCGCCCGAGCTGCTCCCCGTGTCCGACGACGACGAGCGCGACGAGGTGCTCTTCTTGGCGCCGCCCGACGAACCGCTCGAGCTCTTCTTGGCGCCGGTGGAGCGCTTGCTGGCCGTGCCTGCCGCCGCGGCCGCACCGGCGACCGCGCCCACCGCCGCACCCGTCGCCGCGGCCTTGCGGCGCGAGGTGCTGGTCCCCGTCTTCAGCCCCTTGCCCGCCGTGAACGACACGGTGGCGCGCTCCGGGATCGCGATCTCCTTGCCCGTGCGCGGGTTGCGGCCGGTGCGGGCCGCGCGGGTCTTGCGGGTGAACTTGCCGAAACCGGGAATCGAAAACGAGCCTGCCGCGTGAACCGCCTCCGAGATCGCCCCCGACGCGGTGTCGAAAATCGCGTCGACCGCGCGAGCCGCCGCGGCCCGGGTCAGATCCGCACTCTCGGCCACCCTGTCGATGAACTCGGCCTTGTTCATGAGTCGCTCTCCGCTTTGCGGTGAACCTCCGCGGCGCGGCTCGTCCGCGCCGTCCACACTGCATGCAATCTCGTTGCCACCAGCTTTTTCCAGGGGTCGGCCGGGGTTCAGCGGCCGAATCCGGAGCGGAATGAGTCCACCACACGGCGCGCCGCGTCGCCGGCCTGCCCAAAGGTCTGCTTGGCGGCCTCGCGGTAGGCCTGGGCTGCCTGCGACAGGTCTTCCCGGTACGGCGTGTCTGGCTCGCCACGCCGGTGGTATTCCCCCGCAATGATGCGCTCGTATGCACCGCTCTCGAACCATGCCCGCATCTCCGCCACGCGGATCACGGGAAAGGGGTGCGTGGAGCCCAGCACGTTGAGCACCTTGTAGACCTGGTCCGCCAGCGCGCCCTCCTCGCGGTATTCGTCGCTCTGCCGGATGAATTCCGCCAGGTTCGCGTCGCCCGATGCGCCTCCCGCGAACTTGAGCATCACGCGCAGCCCCGGCTCGGGGTCCTGCACGCCCAGGATGCCGGCGCGGTCGCAGGAAAGCTCGGCCTTGCGGTACCACTCCAGCAGCGCCACCAGCACGGCGCGCGCGGCCAGCCCCACGATGGGAAAGCCCATCCCGGCCAGCATCGTCAGCAGCCGCATCATGGTGGTGTACAGCACGTGGCCGCTCATGATGTGCCCCAGCTCGTGCGCCAGGATGAAGCGCAGCTCCTCGTCGTCGAACCGCTCCTCCAGCGCGGAATGCACGACGATGAACGGCTTCTCCATCCCGTAGGCCGCGGCGTTGAAGGTGGGGTCCTGCGTCACGTAGACCGGGTAGTCGCCGGGCGCGTCGAGGGTGCGCGCCACCTCGCCGTAGATGCGGTGCACGCGGGCGAACTGCGTGGGCGAGGTGCGCACGGCGTTGGCCAGGAAGGCCAGCCGCACGGCGCGCTCGCCAAAGAAGCCGAAGAGCGCCCTCAGCACCTCGTCGAAGCCGGGGATCCTGCGCAGCGCGTTGAGGGTGGCGCGGTCGGCCGGGTGCTCCCAGCTCCGCGAGTCGATCTGGGTGAGGATGCGCGTGGCGCGCGTGGGCTCGAGCATGGTGTCTTGTGGGTCGGGAGGATGGCGCGGGCGGGGCTCGCCGCGCCCGTCACGGTGCGGGGGTACGCCGCGGCGATGCGCGGTGTTTCAGCGGCGGATGGGAACACGGGGGCGGGGGCGCGGGGTACTTGATGGAAACGAACGTCCGATCCCACTTCTTCCGCCGCGCCGCGCGCCGCCTTACATTGCGCGCAACGCCGGCGGCCCGCAGCCGGGCGCCTCCCGCGGCCTGCCGCCATCCGCACCCACGCATCTCTGGAGGTCCACACATGCGCCATCAACGCACCCGTCTTCTTCCGCTCCTGGTACTTCTCGCCGCGCTGCTGCCCTCCGCGGTCACCGCGCAGGCCTCCTCGCTGCGCGGCACCTGGAACATCAACCGCCAGCAGAGCGACAACCTGGAGAACGCCATCAACCGCGCCGTCGCGCGGATGAACCTGGTCGTCCGCCAGATCGCGCGCCCGCGGCTGCGCAGCACGAACACGATGTATCCCAGCATCACCATGTCGTACGACCAGAGCTCGGTGCGCGTGGACATGGCCGGGCGCCCCTCGGTCTCCAGCCCCGCGAACGGCCAGCCGGTTCTCTGGCAGCGCCAGACGGGCGGCACCTGCCGCGAGATGAAGGGCGACTGCGTGCGCGTGAGCGCCGAGTGGGACGGCGGCAACCTGAAGCACACCTTCCAGGCGGAGGACGGCCGCCGCGTGAACGTGTACTCGGTGAGCCCGGATGGC
It includes:
- the apaG gene encoding Co2+/Mg2+ efflux protein ApaG, producing MFYYAITEGIRITAQPFFLPDHSDPQEPRYVFAYQMRIENVGTEPAQLRWRHWYIHDEGAGDSEVEGEGVIGEEPVIPPGGVHEYQSFCVLKGPEGHMEGYYEFERPAGTKFRATIPRFSLRVYEA
- a CDS encoding adenine phosphoribosyltransferase, whose protein sequence is MEHLKQLIRDIPDFPQPGILFRDITPLLRHPAAFREVVAAFAERFRGRVDAVAGIESRGFIFGAPLVLELGVPFVPIRKVGKLPGEKLTREYALEYGTAILEIHIDAVGPGQRVLVIDDLLATGGTARAAAGLVEAVGGIVVGIAVVIELLFLDGRRALEGYEVESLVQY
- a CDS encoding L,D-transpeptidase, whose product is MKSMLVRWTAAAAILVGAAVPAVAGSGDGASARKDAADFSLAIDLSDRKLYVMEGEEVVDSYSVAVGQPRHPTPRGNFTARRIVWNPRWVPPNERWARNKRPLPAGDPRNPMGRVKIFFSDPDYYIHGTRDVDSLGEAESHGCVRMRNSEVIALAKRVMEHGGARRDPGWFRRVLNRVTSTQEVRLSDPVTVRVRA
- a CDS encoding DUF4394 domain-containing protein translates to MIRWKATLCALLLVTACKSSTEFDVDGVRIYGLDGANNLVEFGSRSADAVRRREISGLQPGEVLVGIDYRAGNANLYGVGNTSRLYVIDARDGEVVATPVAGPFVPALEGEAFGTDFHPGADRLRVHGSGGQNLRLDPAGTVSATDPPLTYAPGDPGAITTPRIAGTAYTTGTPTLLYGIDSNRDVLVTFPNSDAGVAKTVGPLGLNTSDDVGFDIVVTREGPIAFAVLSETRVSRLYRIDLATGTPTLIGRLATRTPIRSIAVPPGQTARP
- a CDS encoding cold-shock protein; protein product: MRTTGTVKWFNDAKGFGFITPENGEKDCFVHHSAIQTKGFRTLAEGERVEFDMVQGQKGPAAENVVRVGA
- the rpsU gene encoding 30S ribosomal protein S21 encodes the protein MVEIQLGENDRLDWALKQFRRRMIRSGLFKDMRRKRFYEKPSEARKAKSKAAQRRRAKDRRNARRGRD
- a CDS encoding AI-2E family transporter, whose product is MAADSSVRRVTWRSADIVRTFGIGVLFLFAWRFFWMVHSALFLALLAVLIAIIIHAPAKFLSRWIPFKVAFPLVLVSFIGGIVFLLFKMIPQIVTQGTELATALPNTLDQAAAWYKARTGQPPSPEMAESVNRQLSQFTARFLPLAFNAISTVLGSFAIIVLAAFLAAQPHVYRNLVLGLVSPESLPRWERLYEEAGTNLRAWVIGKACTMAGIGIVTWLGLTLLKVPGALALGGFAALMEFIPNFGPTIAAIPAVAAGFTVKPITAVYVAVFYFLLQQVQNAITVPLVEKRAVNIPPAALLVWQLMLTIGFGVLALFVATPLLAVLVVAVRILYLEPKEERQQWDRREGLAVVEPELVHEPQG
- a CDS encoding HU family DNA-binding protein; the protein is MNKAEFIDRVAESADLTRAAAARAVDAIFDTASGAISEAVHAAGSFSIPGFGKFTRKTRAARTGRNPRTGKEIAIPERATVSFTAGKGLKTGTSTSRRKAAATGAAVGAVAGAAAAAGTASKRSTGAKKSSSGSSGGAKKSTSSRSSSSDTGSSSGGAAKKSSGSSSGARKSSGGGSGSGSGGGSSSSGGGAAKKSSGGSSGGGSSSGAKKSSSSRGGSSGGR
- a CDS encoding M48 family metallopeptidase — its product is MLEPTRATRILTQIDSRSWEHPADRATLNALRRIPGFDEVLRALFGFFGERAVRLAFLANAVRTSPTQFARVHRIYGEVARTLDAPGDYPVYVTQDPTFNAAAYGMEKPFIVVHSALEERFDDEELRFILAHELGHIMSGHVLYTTMMRLLTMLAGMGFPIVGLAARAVLVALLEWYRKAELSCDRAGILGVQDPEPGLRVMLKFAGGASGDANLAEFIRQSDEYREEGALADQVYKVLNVLGSTHPFPVIRVAEMRAWFESGAYERIIAGEYHRRGEPDTPYREDLSQAAQAYREAAKQTFGQAGDAARRVVDSFRSGFGR